In Rissa tridactyla isolate bRisTri1 chromosome 21, bRisTri1.patW.cur.20221130, whole genome shotgun sequence, the genomic window CTCTCAGTACAAGTACAGTAAAGCCCAGTACCACTGATGCGTTAGTAGTGGCTCTCCAGAGCTCTTTCTTACTGTTATCATATGCACGTGGCAGGCAACCAGAACCTGAGACCCTTCATGTGTCAATGGGAGACCAGACAGGGAACGTGCTGAACCCCGCAGTTGTTTTTAGCAAACCCGGTATGAGTGAGACTCTCTGTGGGTGAGATAACGGCACCTCACTACGGAAGGGGACGAAATTCCAGTATACCAGATTCTGGTAAAGCCGACAGGCTTCGGAGTACAACAGCCTTCGCCACCCCTGCATACGACGCCTGTAGCTCCCCAGGGCTAACGATACACCCACAGGGAGGCAATAAATCCACCAACTGGCAGCTGTGCAGGACTTACCCCTTTAGGCAGCCCAGCCAAAAAGAGAATCCCAACCCATCCTACCCTGGAGCCGCACACCACACACTCCGTACCTGTCCTCCACACGCACAGGTACCACGCACCACACCGCGGCACCGCGCTGCAGGGCAGGGATGACCCTCCAAAGCAGATACTCACCGTCGTCGCGTACTGAATGTCCTTCCAGATGGAAGTCTCCCGGGAAAGGTCTGAGGCCTCAAACAGGTTCTCCAAGATAACTTCTCCTATCATGTCATGTCTGGAGAACCTGTCAAAGTCAAAGACACTCAGGTGGAGCTTCCTGCTCGCCAGCTCCTCGTGAGGCACAGGGAAGTGGAAGGACTCATCAAAGGTGGGATTCAGAGTCTTCCTGTGGACTCGCGTCTGGAACTTGCGCTTTCTGTCAGGCAGGAGGTAGATCTTCACATAGGGATCTGAGCTGCCGCAGAAATCTTTGGCTGGCAAGTCAAAAGCCCTGAGAATTCGGACAGTCAGTGTCTCATTCTCGTAGTCGTACTTGAGAGTGAAGTTAATTTTCCCACAGGTctttgctgcctctttttttgGGTCCTCAGAGTCAACAGATTTTTGCTTATAGAGTTCGGGCTTAATGCGACCGATGCTGGTCGgctgctcagccacagctggtGGGTCCATACCGTAGTCCATGCTGGATACATGCATTTGCCGAGGAAGGTGCCTTTTGAAGGAGATGTGCCTGCAGGAGGAACACACAGGGCTGTATGGTTTTCCAAGggcatttctctcctttttctcaccTGGACTACTAACGCtaggggagcagggagagcacaAGAACGAATGCAATAGGTGCTGCTGACCTCTGTACAGAAACCACATACGTTATGGAAATGAACACTGAAGGGAACACCTCCAGTGGTCAAAGGAACTGATCCAGCAAAACTCCTAACTTTTGGAGTATTTGCAGCAAGCTGCATTTTTTTGCTCACTACACAAGTAACAGCTAAATATACGAGACCCAACAACTCCCTAACCAAGCCATAGACAAACCAGTGTGGCGACTCTTGCCCACCCTCAGTCTTTACAATTCCAAGATACTGGCACTAAATTTCcctcaggcaaaaaaaaaccacaacaaaacacttTTAAAGCAAGAGAACCACGACTGGCTCAGAAAGTTAGGTTTTGGTCTGGGTATTGCTGCTTCCAAACTTCTCCAACAGCCTCGCATCAGAAACTGTAAGATAATTCTCGACAGGGCCAAATGCACAGGCTCATCTGGAAGCTGTCTCTTGCCTTGAGCTCCCCTTCAGTACAAGGGAAACCGTGTGTAAGCAAAGCTTTATCTAAGCAAAGCATAAAAGCTTTCTGTGGACTCATGGCATTATTTCAGATTATCTGGTGTTTACAAGAGCAGTATATGGAGTTATTTAACCACAGTAAGAGCTTGTATGGCCAGAGCATTAGCTTTCGGTGGTACGTGGTGCTTGGAGACCTCACTTCTCCttgccaggttgctcaaaggcatTCTGGGCTGGGCTGTGAGTCAGAGATCCCAAACTGCTGAGGCTGTTCCCCAGCGTCCCCAGGTCTGGCTGCCTGCCTGCGGCTCATGCTGGGCTCCTTCGCTTGAGAAAGTGCGTTTGAAACCTTCCCACATACAACCAAGTCCCACTTTATTTGTCCTGGTTCAGACAGgctgagcttttgttttctcctcccctGGAAAAGTGTAATAAAAGCAGAATGAACGTGTGCGTAACAGACAGGCAATCAGCTGTCCAAAAAGAGTATGTGGCACCGTATTGATTTAAATGACATCTTCTTCAAATAGAAAGCTGTGGTCGGTGCCTTAATAATTCTGCAATACTGCAGCCAATTCCTGAGCAATGCTTGTTTTCGCAGTCGCATTCTCGCACACGTCGTGGGCACGGCCAACAAAGCGAGCAGAAGTGCTGGGGCTCAGCCAGGACCCCGCATCGCACTTTCCTGTCCTAGTTTCACGGCCTTCTGTGTCAAGGAAGGGTACCGTATTTCTCAGTATTCTTGCCGAGAAGGTGTTCCAAGGTTCATACAGCCTTATCCCGATTTACTGAGTGTGATGTTGACATCTCTGATCCTGGCTGAGACAAGCACTGGGCGCAGCTGGTTCTAAGCTTGTGCAGTGAGCAATATGTCAGTTCTGCTTATCTAATTGTTTCTGCTATGAGCCACAacaacaagagagagaaaaaaggtctAATTCTGTCTGACAGCATACCATCATCGATACTTCAGCCTGCCTCTCATGTTGGAACAAAATTAAAGTGGCCAAAGCACACTGACGGCTTGACACAATGAGGTCAAGTCACAGTAATGGGGCTTgaatccttgattttttttaaagggcccACGGTAAGCCAGTCTTAACACATTAATTGGCTAATGACCAATCTTTAGAAAGTAATCAAGCGTGTAGGTGGGGGTGCTTTCTTTAGCCTCTTTGAACATATCCGAAGCTCAGGCTCCATTAAAGGCATCTCCCCACTGCCCCAGCGCAGCATCCCCGCGGCACCGCGTCCCGCTCACCTGGTGGAAGACGCGGGCTCCGTCGTCTGCCGCTGGATCCGTGTGCGCCGCATGATGTGGTCTTTCATGGACATCTGGACCTCTGCCGGGATGTCCGGCGATGTGTGGCTGATCTTCACCGCTGCCTCCAGGAAACTTATGGCACCTGCGTCCTTGAGCTTGTCTGCCATGTTCTCCTTATTGCAGTCTGCCTCGCTTGGCAAGACGGCCAGGTTAGAAGAAATGGCCTTGTTCCTCCAGGGAACCCAGCACAGCTtccaaaagagaaacagaaaaactgcCACCAGGGCCAGGCCACACACAATAACTATCACTGCAAGGAGGCTGACGGAGAGCTCTACAGGGAAGAGAAGGCAACAgcgacagggagaggggaggaaagggaaaggagaaaagagaagaaagatggtGAGAAAGCCATAAGTAAAGGGAAGAAATGGTCCAAACTGACTTATATCACAACTAATGGAGACCTCTCAGCAAGCTCTCCGAGAGTCAAACTGAAGGGAGCATCCCCTGACAGATTTGGGACCGATCCTGCCCCAGACACGTCTGGGGAGAAATGGGCGTCTCCAGATGGCCAGAGACATGAAGTTCTATACCATGATGGTTAGATTGGCTATGAAATATCattcttggtttgttttgtggcATTGGCAAACTGCTGAGCCTGAAACCAAGAAGAATTGCAGAACAGAATGATAGAAACCAGCCCCACTGCTGTAGCGTCAGAAACTGCCCTTTTCCTTCATACCACAGGTGTTCAGacactatattaaaaaaaaaataaatgtctctaCCATGATCCTGGAAGCAGACTGCTGTTGTGCTATCAATGCTCACATCTCGTCCAGATGTGCTCATAgagaataaaaagtaaataccaatacaacaaaaaaaaataaaatcacaagctGCTGTTGCAGTGGAACCAAACAGAGAAGGAAGCTGCACAGAAAGTGTTACACGTTCTTCCTTATTCTCAATAGCACAGAAGCTGTCTATGTTCCTTGACTCTCTGAGTCACTTTTACCTCATACGTTAtgtatttcagcatttcagtctttttctggAGCAGAAAGAGCTTCCATACCTATGGCTGAAGaatcaggaaaaaaggaagatatacATAGAAACATACATATGATCTAGGCTGTGACATGATTCACAGCActtcaaaaacagaaaacactggCTATTTTTAGTTCCTTTCTTACAGTGTATTAATTCCCAGATTCCCACCCAAACCAAAATTCCAGCCAGTCCCTGAGGATGAAGGCAGGTTTCGCACTGGCGTTACATCTGCCGCGTGGGGACTGCAGGCGGTTCTGTCACAGATTGCCACGAGGTCGAGGACAATTCCTTGGTTGCCCGCTGTGTTATTTGTAGTGGCCAGTAAAGCTATACTCCCTAAATTACCTAAGTGCAAGTCAGGACAGAAAGACAGGCAAAAAACCATCAAACTCTCCAGAAGTTTGTACAGAATAACCATTACCTCTCACTCGCCTCTGTCTATGCATACGCTTGGAGCAGAAACGTTTCGCATGGATGTGAAACAGAAAGCAGGTACTTAATTCTCTACCTGAGGCATGTGTGTTTCTGAACTGGCTCTTAGCGAGTACCACAAGTCTCCTGTACCGTTAAGCGAGGGCAGGCAGGACCGGGTGTAGCTGCGAGCCCGCCGTGGGTGGAAGGGGATCAGCCGCCGTGGCTGCTCTCCCCTGCGGCGCGGGGCCGGTTCCCAGGCCGGAGCCGAGCCCTTCTCCCGGAGTGGAGCCGGGATGGGACGGGGGTGTGGGACAGGACCCTGCGCCCGCAGCCGAGAGCTGGCACTGCACAGGGGACGCGTCAGCACCCCGGGAAGGGTCCCGGATCCGTTCCCCCTCCGCGGGGTCTGCCCGGCCTCCCCCGGCACAGCCGCCCTGTTCGGCGTTGGTTAATGCTGGAGTCTGCGGCCGCAGGTACAAACGTTTCCGTTTTGTCCATGTGAGCTCACAGCACCTCTTCAGATCATCTCTAAATGTACTTAAGGCAAACAACTTCTCACCTCCAGGAGCTCTAAGAATCGCTAGAGTCACTCAAAAACTGCATCTCCCACAAAATCCACCCTTACCAGGCAGTTTAGCTCTTAGAAGATAAGCTGGGAAACTCACATCTGCGCTTCATCGCAGCTGCTATAAATGTGATCCCTGACATAAGCTTTACCTTAAATAGAAGCCATAAGAAGATCTTCTGTTTCCTTTGGTCATATAGTTTAGTTTTGTACAGCTATAATAAGACATTTAATGTATAAGGCTGAGAAAATCTATGAAATATGAGGAAAGACTAAATTTTTATCTTGACAAAatagctgaaatgaaaaattgttttttaaaaagtaattaaaaaacccaactaccATTGATGAACCATAACAGGAAAGTATTCAGGAACCCATTTATGTCATCAAATTTTGCTAACATGCTCTCTGGGAATACAACAGCTACCATATATTTAGGATTTTTCACATCAGTTCTTGTAAGTGAAATCTCAAGGAAGCATCAGACACAAAATGCGACATCTACACGGGAACAAGGCAGTTCCTACTGAACACCTGGGAAACCATCTGTTGTTCCTGATATCCCAGAGGAAATGCACTGTTTTTCCACAAAATTACCTAGCCTAGCAAATTCACTAAGAGCCTGAGGGGAAGCTTCCTGACTGCCCACAGGTCCTTTGACTTGAAAGGAAGGGCTGGAAGCTGCCAGCAGGTGCAGATGGAAAGAATAAATGCCATCCAGAAGTTTTTGCaacttttcctctccctcaccaGCCTTCTGTACAGGTCAGACTGCaccatttattttctgctgtaacTCCAAGGTGGAAATACAGATCACTACTGGGGTGAATAAATAGGTCCCATCTTATTCAATAATAAATAGGATTGTACAAGTCAGCAGTGGAGCTTCCTTAGAGATTTGGCTAAATGCATTCTCACCAAAGCAGAGGGCGCAGAGGTACCACTTTCCTATACTGTAAGTCTTGGAATTGTGCCCAGGAAATTCAGTGTCAAGCAGTTTCATAAGAAAATTTAAGAACCTGGACTTTTTGCAAATATGTCTGTGTTGCTACAAAGCAAATAGTTGGAGTGTAGAATCGACCACTGCTGGGAGCTGTTATGTGACAGAAAAGTTTCTGTTAAGATACTTCTGCCCATTCCAAAAATTTATATAGCGTGCATGACTCTGCTAGCACACCAGACTCATTAACGGGAAACATCAGAAATAATCAGTTATCCCTTCTGAAAACCTGTTGCCAGCTTGAGAAAGATCTTAGTTCGTGTCACTTCTTGCTGAGCTGGTATTCATAATGTATTTGACGGGATTCACAGATACTTTTACGCATCACCTCCTACTCTTTCCTCTGACAGCTCACATAAAACACAAGTAGAAGGGATCAGGATTTTACAGACGTTTTTTAAGCATCTGCCTGGGAAGAATATTGGTTTCTCTGAAGATGACATTGAATTCCCCAAGACTTTTTCATGACTTATTAAACTTAAATATCAGTTGGACAGAGTTGACCTTAATTGATTTAATGAGCTTTCTCTTAAGAACTTGAAAATACCAGTTACTTTTGAAAAAATACCCAGCATTCAAAACGTTATGCTTTAAATGTCCTTTAACTTACAAGAAACTGTAAAAACAAGATAATTCCTTATCTCACAGAAAATGCCCCAGGGCCAGAGGTTACTTGGATATTCCTGGTATGGCAGGAGGTAAGGCTTGTTCCCCAAAAGGCTTCTCCAGAGACAGAACAGACCAAAAGGACAGGTCATCCCGGGCTGAGAGGGACATGCCTGTGTCCAGATGTAGGGAACGGCTCCGGATCAGGAACGGTTCAGCCTCTGCTTTACCAAACGCTTCCCgcgctgcagccccctcaccgGAGCCCCCGCACCGCTCTCGAGGGACGGAGGCAAATTACCGCTCTGAAAAATGTCCCATCTGAGGAAAAATGCAACAAGAACTATGTTTCTATTCTATTCTCCtctaaaaaaataacagtgagtTATCTGTAGCTTTGTTCTCATCAGGTGCGTAGGGCCGTACAAGTGCGGAATGGCTTCAGCCATTCCTCACCCGGTTCTTATCTAACTTGGTGCCGGAACCTCGTCCTAGCCCAGCACCCTCCAGAGACACGGGAGAAATTGCCATGTTGGAAAACGGATTTTATTACAACTTGTAATTGAAAAGATAAAGCTTAAAAGGAGGAGGTGGCAAATACAAATTAACATGGCTGTTTTCCAGTCTCACCCCAGGGAGCGAGAGCCCCTTCCCAGAGGAACCCTCATCTGGAAACTGCTTTTGGCTACAGAGCAGCAATGACGAAGCTCTTGCATGACTAacgaggagggaggggagaacaagcagcaggaaagacatggacatgAGCATTTACTTGCACGAGTTGATATGCTTGGGAAAAGGCACCAAGCTGTTATTTACCCAGTGGAACAGAGACGgctcctccagggatggtttATGACCGTCTTGCTGAGGTAGAGGTTTAGCGTGGTATgtaaagcaaaagagaaattgTGAATTTGTGacctctgtgtttctgtgtgcacCCAAACTCCTCACAGGACAGAGACTTTGTCCCAGTCCCTACAGACACAAAGCACTATTACCTCTCACTGCAATGCCCCAGAAGCGACCGTCAACAGCCACCACCAGCAGTCCTGGTCTTTTGCTGCAAAGCAGAGACTTTCACCGAAAGCATTTCCACTCCAGGAGAACTGGGGAAAGGCCCCTCTCGGCCAAGAATGAGCTTTGGTGAGTTGTGCCACAGACTCCCCATCAGAGCAGCTGATGGAAAGAAACAGAGGTTTCTAAACCAGAGAGCGATTCGCTGTTAGGACAGACACGAGCACGTCCATGGGGAGGCCCACGTGGATCATGGTCTTTCCTCCGCTTTCCTCCGGTACAGGAGAAAGCAAGTCGTACCTGAGTGGCTAATGATAAATGATCATTTATCACCATCTACGCAGTAGGAGGTACCATTAAACGTCAAAACTGAGTCAATGGAGACGCTGATCTCCCACTCCTGCAGCCTGGAATAAGGGAAAATAATGAATCAAAGCCTTCAGAAACGGCACAAAGGGCTTAGACAGCTTGTTACAAACACAACACTGCGCTTTTGTTTTCTCGTATCAGGAACAGTTATGTACCTCCAAAGGAAAGGGGCATGAGGGCGGCGGGAAGCTGCTGGGTGACGGTCAGGAGCTGTGGTAGAAGATGAGATGGCCCAGGGCAGGACAAAGGGACCGCAGAGCAATTTAAAACCGTAAAGCCAAAGGCAAATTTAGGAAAGGGGGATAATTTCTTGGCTAGTCCAGCCCCTCCCTGGCCCCGTCCCCCTGCCCTCGGGAAGCAGCTCATCAGTACAGCCATACATTTTGTTACATCTTGGATGGGAACTAATTAGGAGAATATGGTGGAACTATGCTTCAGCTTTATACCCCTGATGACTTCATAATACCCAAACTGAGTTGCCGAAGGGGATAATTAGCAAAGTCCAAACAGAAAACGATTAATAATGTGACAAAGCCATGATTACAACAGTCTATTAACTGCAAGACAATACTGGTCTAATTATGGCAACATTGACTTTTATTACTGTGAAGTAGCTTACACTGTCATTAAAGAGATTCATGGATAACTCTGAGTTTTATCTGAAGAGTTATATTTAATATCTTGAAGATGTAATTTAGCTTTCCTTCCACCCACTCcccacagagaaaacaaagtacATTTGATGGCTCTCTCGGCACTCCAGCATCTATTAGTCATTCCAGCTACCTGTTGGATTCAAACAAAGTCTGAATATCACCAGTGGAAGTTCAAGGAGggactgaaaaaattaaatgctgtagGCTGAGGTGCAGCGTGGGGCCAGCATGCGTCCTGGCGGCCAACTGCTTTTCCAGTGTAATATATCGACCACTGCTCATATATATTTCCAGGCTTCTCTGTCCATTTTTACTACACTTTTCTATCGCAACAGTGCTTGTGGGAACATATTGTTCTATTTCTGCAGGGCTTTGTAGAGATCATGCATTCAACTGATGGATTACTACGAGAGTTATTGCTGGAGGAGAAGACAGGCAGCTCTGGGCCTACGAAAGACCACGTGAGGCACCCACCAACAGCTGATCTAATTTCCTCTCAATTGAGAAGCATCACCAATGTGAGTCTGATTAGCTGAGGGCTGGAAATTGGGCATGTGAAACTGTGGCGAACCTCAGATGCctggggcgggggcggaggggagcaCAGGACAACAGCGGTGGAATGGAAGAGGTTTCCATTAAATCCTAGCTATAGACATGTTTATTTAGCAACACCGGTCGGCATTGTTTTACAGAGGAAGGAGCAGGGACTGGATGGAACAGAAACCGAATGTTAAACCGAAGCAGCAGCACGGCATCAAGCGGCACGACAGCcgaaaccaaaacacaaaccgaGCAGAGGAGGGGCACGGGGCTCAGAACAAACCCTGCGAGGCTCCAAGGAGCGCAGCAGCTCGCAGAGCACTGTGCCACAggaattttgaaaaggaaactggCTGTCTTGTAAATCCCGAAATGCTGCAGCTGAGAGAGCAGCTGCAGTGCAGCAGCGTGCAGCTCTCAGCCGGCTCCTCACGCCCTCCCCAAGCATGCCACGGCCACGGGAACGGGAACAGAGCAAATAATAAAGATCCGATTGTCCCTGTCGCCCAACACAGCTTCAGTTCTTGTCtcagaaagcagctctgtttAACAGAGGCCGCAGCTAAGGGGGAACCGGGGTCTGCAGAGCACACGGCTGCGAGAGGGAAGCGCTGCAAGCCTGCTGATTGCCTCCCTTCGCTGGGACGGTGTCCAGCGTGCCAGTGCTCTGCTGATGTCTTCACTGTCACATCTTCAAGCCTACTCGCTGCCGTTTGGTTGTCATTTGCAACTTCAGCAACACTTCTCTTCTTGATTTACTGGCAGCTATGAGCTATAGGAACACGTCCTGAAATATTGTTGAGCTAGACAAGTCATTAGCAGCTGTCACTTCAAAGTCTCACTGCAGTCAATTTGCTTTTCACGAGCAGCCTAAGAGCACAGGAGCTGGATGTGTTGTGAAGCACTGCAGAGGGGCTGCCGCTCAAACAAGATCACAGAGGTGTGGGTTGTTAGTGAGGGGAAAATATTTCATCAAGTTCTCAGCAGATGTTAAAGGACCGGGTCAGAAAACAATTATGGCTTGAGCAGAGCTTCCGTCGTCCCTCAGACGTTATCTCATGCTGTGGGTGGCAATAAGGGTTGCAGAGCAGACCCCACGTCgcagcaaggcaggcagcaggcCCAGAGCACTGGGGATATCGATCACCTGCAGCTCCATGCCTGTGTTCCCAGACCCTCCACGCTGCCTCTATGCAGGAGGACCCGAGCAGTAGCAGCAAGCGTCAGCTGCACCTACGGCTCTACCTGCACCTACCGACACCCTGCTCAGACCAACGGGAGCCTGGCCCCTTGTCAGCTGTCCTTGCAGGGCGACAGGGAGCGTCACCCTGCCAAGGACACTGCCGCATCCTGAGAGTATCtgggagaagaaaatgaagtcACGGAAACAGTTGGTCCCATGACTGATccagaaagaaacaaatcagGGTGGTTTTGTCTCTGGGTCGTGTAAGGGTCACTGACTATTCCCCTCAGCTGCCCAGTGCAGCACCATGTTAAGAAATACCCGCAGAGACCCTGAGAGACTCCGCCACCATGCGCACTCCCCTGGCGCTGGCATGCTTTACAGAGTTTCTCCAGGTGAAGGCAAGCAGCACTTCCAGCTGCTTTTTGCTGTGGAGAGTGCCCAAATCTTGTTTTGTTACTCTATGTCAACCACAAGTAATTCCACTAAAGACAGTACAATGGAAGTGAACTGAAAATAACGTGAAAGCAGGGGGAGTTTTACACGAAGAGCACTTTCGCAGTCAGTTCATCATATGTAGCTCAATGGCAAACTCCCCTCAAGCCAGCAGAGGGGTGGAAACCCTCATGAGATGAACACTGCAGATGTTCTGCGAGGAAACATTCGCGGAGTCTCTGAAACGCCCCCTTGAAAGCTCTGCAAACTCAGCCTTCCTCCCACGTGAAGCTAGAAGGAGATTTATCCTGTGCATGTGGTTCCTCAGCCCTTGGACACCGAGTCCCACACTATCAGCTCCCACCAGCTTCCCCCTGCCAGCACGGGCTCCACAGGAGCTCAGACAGAGCCGCCTCGTCTCCTGTGCGCACCCAGCTACGTAACAGATTATAGGAAGAGAGAGACATGAAGGCTCAACTGGCTATGCCAAAGTTTCAGTTAGATagaaaaaaacttcttaaaaattaatttgctgcTACCATAGGGTTCCTGCCCTGCAAGAGCTTATTGGAATGCAAACTATAAGCTTCAAAGGCAAGGATGAATCAGAAGCTATTTTGAGAGTAATTATATAAGATTATAAAATTCAAACCATCTCATTATTGCACGTTAAGTATGAAGACAACCTGCTTCATAAGGAGACCTTGCAGGGATCCAGTGTTTCAAGCAACTGTGATCTACGGTCCAAGTGCAAACAGCAACCTCGTAACTCCAGTCCAGACAAAACTTCCTTCATTAAGCAATGCCAGGGATTTTTTCACCGTTTACTGTAATTCTTTAAGGGATGCGGTTCTATAGCTGGGAGAATAACTAGAACATGAGACATGGACAACTTAATGCAAAGTTTTGTTCCTTTAACAGTTGTGTCATTTGTTGTCCTAGAAACCAGCTATCAGCTTGTTAGCAACTGTACTTGCGAATTCCCAAATTTCATAAACTCCAGTTCAAATTATAATTAAGGAGAAAACATATAATAATAAATTAGCACATGGAATAAATTACTGTTCCAGCAACTCTGGACACAAGGAGCAGCCCGGGTGTGGGAAACCCGACTCGGTTTCCCCGTGCTGCGATGGAGACTGTGGCAGCTCATCGCCGCATGATGACGGGGTCCTGGGACACCCCCTGAGCAGTTACCTGCACCGTGCACTGCCTGCAAGAAGAAGAGagagttgttttcatttttgcttaCATATCCAGGCTACAGCTGAAGCTCCTGCTATGTCTTGGCTCGGAGGAAGCCGGCACGCAGGTGGGAGGGCTGCGAGCGGCTCCTGGGGACGGCAACGTGTCTGCTGTCCCCGTCCTTGCTGCGCCCGGCACCCGGTCCCTCGGGAGGGACCTTCACACCTGATGGCCTAAGAGAGCTGATTAGGCAAGTGCATTAAACAGAGAAAAGGTGGGGAAAACAGAGGCTATCATACCCTTTACTGCCTGGAGTTTTTCAGTTTATGGCTTGGTACTTTTATCACTGGTGGAACAGACAGT contains:
- the SYT6 gene encoding synaptotagmin-6 isoform X1 translates to MSGTKDDSRCRKAVRIVTELCRKKSLPSLDLDICREFLLLPSDQSLIISEPELSVSLLAVIVIVCGLALVAVFLFLFWKLCWVPWRNKAISSNLAVLPSEADCNKENMADKLKDAGAISFLEAAVKISHTSPDIPAEVQMSMKDHIMRRTRIQRQTTEPASSTRHISFKRHLPRQMHVSSMDYGMDPPAVAEQPTSIGRIKPELYKQKSVDSEDPKKEAAKTCGKINFTLKYDYENETLTVRILRAFDLPAKDFCGSSDPYVKIYLLPDRKRKFQTRVHRKTLNPTFDESFHFPVPHEELASRKLHLSVFDFDRFSRHDMIGEVILENLFEASDLSRETSIWKDIQYATTESVDLGEIMFSLCYLPTAGRLTLTVIKCRNLKAMDITGYSDPYVKVSLLCDGRRLKKKKTTIKKNTLNPTYNEAIIFDIPPENMDQVSLLISVMDYDRVGHNEIIGVCRVGVNAEGLGRDHWNEMLAYPRKPIAHWHPLVEVKKSFKEWQGRAASFDSQGSCPSPKPPPTP
- the SYT6 gene encoding synaptotagmin-6 isoform X2, producing MSGTKDDSRCRKAVRIVTELCRKKSLPSLDLDICREFLLLPSDQSLIISEPELSVSLLAVIVIVCGLALVAVFLFLFWKLCWVPWRNKAISSNLAVLPSEADCNKENMADKLKDAGAISFLEAAVKISHTSPDIPAEVQMSMKDHIMRRTRIQRQTTEPASSTRHISFKRHLPRQMHVSSMDYGMDPPAVAEQPTSIGRIKPELYKQKSVDSEDPKKEAAKTCGKINFTLKYDYENETLTVRILRAFDLPAKDFCGSSDPYVKIYLLPDRKRKFQTRVHRKTLNPTFDESFHFPVPHEELASRKLHLSVFDFDRFSRHDMIGEVILENLFEASDLSRETSIWKDIQYATTESVDLGEIMFSLCYLPTAGRLTLTVIKCRNLKAMDITGYSDPYVKVSLLCDGRRLKKKKTTIKKNTLNPTYNEAIIFDIPPENMDQVSLLISVMDYDRVGHNEIIGVCRVGVNAEGLGRDHWNEMLAYPRKPIAHWHPLVEWQGRAASFDSQGSCPSPKPPPTP